A portion of the Bacteroides faecium genome contains these proteins:
- a CDS encoding HU family DNA-binding protein encodes MAIRYKKKQITLCFDKENKVEKYVAANVLVGSISYSKLCDEVNQRTGIHRAMVDVVLKGVQDTMVAFVEEGFSVKLGEFGSFRPAINAESQDNLEDVNANTIIRRKIVFTPGSAFKEMLGSASIELFGGNVADTNGGNSGNPGAGGGSGGDSGETPDPAA; translated from the coding sequence ATGGCTATACGCTATAAAAAGAAGCAGATCACTTTATGCTTCGACAAAGAAAATAAAGTGGAAAAGTACGTTGCAGCAAACGTATTAGTTGGAAGTATCAGCTATAGCAAGCTGTGTGACGAGGTAAATCAGCGAACGGGGATTCATCGTGCTATGGTGGATGTAGTGCTGAAAGGAGTGCAGGATACGATGGTAGCCTTTGTAGAAGAGGGATTTTCTGTGAAGCTAGGAGAGTTCGGTTCATTCCGTCCTGCTATTAATGCGGAAAGCCAAGACAATTTAGAAGACGTGAATGCCAATACTATTATTAGGAGAAAGATAGTCTTTACTCCGGGAAGTGCGTTCAAGGAAATGCTTGGCTCTGCGAGCATAGAGTTGTTTGGCGGTAATGTGGCAGATACGAATGGTGGCAACAGTGGGAATCCCGGTGCAGGCGGTGGTTCCGGTGGAGATTCCGGAGAAACCCCAGATCCGGCAGCCTAG
- a CDS encoding FHA domain-containing protein gives MKRVLCPKCENYLYFDETKYSEGQSLVFECEHCGKQFSIRLGKSKVKALRNEENLEEEAEAHKEEFGYITVIENVFGFKQILPLQEGDNVIGRRCVGTNINTPIESGDMSMDRRHCIINIKRNKQGKLVYTLRDAPSLTGTFLMNEILGDKDRIRIEDGAIVTIGATTFILHAAE, from the coding sequence ATGAAACGAGTTCTTTGTCCCAAATGTGAGAATTATCTTTATTTTGATGAAACCAAATATAGTGAAGGCCAATCACTTGTATTTGAATGTGAACATTGTGGCAAACAATTCAGTATCCGGCTTGGAAAAAGCAAAGTAAAAGCCCTTAGAAACGAAGAAAATCTGGAAGAGGAAGCAGAAGCACACAAGGAAGAGTTCGGATATATCACAGTAATCGAAAACGTCTTTGGATTCAAACAAATACTTCCATTACAAGAAGGAGATAATGTCATAGGACGACGTTGCGTAGGAACCAATATTAATACTCCTATCGAAAGTGGTGATATGAGCATGGATCGCCGTCATTGCATCATCAACATAAAACGCAATAAACAAGGCAAACTCGTTTATACACTACGCGATGCTCCCAGCCTGACAGGAACATTTCTGATGAATGAAATTTTGGGAGATAAGGATCGCATCCGCATTGAAGATGGTGCGATTGTGACTATTGGAGCTACTACGTTTATTTTACACGCTGCTGAATAG
- a CDS encoding tetratricopeptide repeat protein produces the protein MKNKKLFSLASSQGRICSIVVFVFWSLASLAQNSNSQELMESANQGDPELQFEMGTELYNKRDYVKAFEWYSKAAAQGYAKAEYNVGYFYENGVVVEKNVIKAFEWYSKAATQGLAAAECAVGYCYEEGEGIEKNIAKAFEWYSKAATQGLAAAERSVGRFYYKGMGVEKNATKAFEWYSKAAAQGDAMAQYILALFYTDGTGVVKNERKGWMWMVKAANNGYLNAQISCYQNYKAAGSNWTGIAMKYILLASQQGADEAKSMFKEVVGISYDNLEKTYKSKIKTYIGEYPLPLRYYNAYVRHTGNCTYQYYEIGDLRIYHGIFEYTSKEKVQVLKDKAIPKLTINGNFKDDYRDGVWKIKYRESDVEYNINVTYRNGIFNGPFTYQKKYTSGKNIQITAEYKDNIIVKFKRQDSTGFSVEAYMDDDGFLHGPYLAKDSEAIIKGDFIHGNSDNVSNANLQTGGLNRKAMKKNSYSRASFVSIPWYDSSNVLYGLHKEFKKGLELSSFAIGQDWLNGVPAAYPSDIDR, from the coding sequence ATGAAAAATAAGAAACTGTTTAGTTTAGCAAGTTCTCAAGGAAGAATTTGTTCTATTGTTGTTTTTGTATTTTGGAGTCTAGCGAGTCTAGCTCAAAATAGTAATTCACAGGAACTTATGGAGAGTGCTAATCAAGGAGATCCTGAATTGCAGTTTGAAATGGGGACAGAGTTGTATAATAAAAGGGATTATGTGAAAGCTTTCGAATGGTATTCTAAAGCTGCCGCACAAGGCTATGCTAAAGCTGAATATAATGTGGGGTACTTCTATGAAAATGGAGTAGTAGTGGAAAAGAATGTGATTAAAGCCTTTGAATGGTATTCTAAAGCCGCTACACAAGGCCTTGCTGCTGCAGAGTGTGCTGTAGGCTACTGTTACGAAGAAGGAGAAGGCATTGAAAAGAATATAGCCAAAGCTTTTGAATGGTACTCTAAAGCTGCTACACAAGGCCTTGCTGCTGCAGAGCGTAGTGTAGGTCGCTTTTATTATAAAGGAATGGGAGTGGAAAAGAATGCAACAAAAGCTTTTGAATGGTATTCTAAGGCTGCTGCACAAGGAGATGCTATGGCACAATATATTTTGGCTCTTTTTTATACAGATGGAACAGGAGTAGTGAAAAATGAACGAAAAGGTTGGATGTGGATGGTTAAAGCTGCAAATAATGGGTATCTTAATGCGCAAATTTCATGTTATCAAAATTATAAAGCAGCGGGCAGTAATTGGACTGGAATAGCTATGAAATATATCTTGTTAGCTTCTCAACAGGGAGCTGATGAAGCAAAAAGTATGTTCAAAGAAGTTGTTGGGATATCATATGATAATTTAGAAAAGACTTATAAAAGTAAAATAAAAACATACATAGGCGAGTACCCTTTGCCTTTAAGATATTATAATGCTTATGTACGTCATACTGGAAATTGTACTTATCAATATTATGAAATTGGGGATTTAAGAATATATCATGGAATATTTGAATACACTTCGAAGGAAAAGGTTCAAGTATTGAAAGATAAAGCTATTCCTAAATTAACTATAAACGGAAATTTTAAAGATGATTATAGAGATGGGGTTTGGAAGATTAAATATCGTGAAAGCGATGTTGAATACAACATAAATGTTACATATCGGAATGGAATATTTAATGGACCTTTCACATATCAAAAGAAATATACTTCGGGTAAAAATATTCAGATCACAGCTGAGTATAAAGATAATATTATAGTTAAATTTAAGAGACAGGATTCCACTGGATTTTCGGTAGAAGCTTATATGGATGATGATGGCTTTTTGCATGGTCCATATTTGGCAAAAGACTCTGAAGCAATAATTAAAGGGGATTTTATTCACGGAAATTCAGATAATGTTTCTAATGCAAACTTACAAACTGGTGGATTGAATAGGAAGGCTATGAAAAAAAACAGTTATTCTAGAGCAAGCTTCGTTAGCATCCCTTGGTATGATTCTTCAAATGTTTTGTATGGATTACATAAGGAATTTAAGAAGGGGCTAGAATTATCCTCATTTGCTATAGGCCAAGATTGGTTAAATGGGGTTCCGGCTGCTTATCCTTCAGATATTGATAGATGA
- a CDS encoding tetratricopeptide repeat protein: MKRSVLFLLLSFFVLSGYSQDKGTEKTLAKAQGGNAKAQYQIGWYYGNGAKGFVRNELKAIEWLEKSAENNYHPAQYYLGWFYFYGYGVKKDINKATYWYEKAAAQGSKEAKQMLKACQLHSNK, translated from the coding sequence ATGAAAAGGTCAGTTTTATTTTTATTGTTATCTTTTTTTGTATTAAGTGGCTATTCGCAAGACAAAGGTACTGAAAAAACTTTAGCAAAAGCGCAGGGTGGAAATGCTAAAGCACAGTATCAAATTGGATGGTACTATGGTAATGGTGCAAAGGGCTTTGTACGTAATGAATTAAAGGCAATTGAATGGCTGGAAAAATCAGCAGAGAATAACTATCATCCAGCACAATATTACTTAGGGTGGTTCTATTTTTATGGTTATGGGGTTAAAAAAGATATAAATAAGGCTACTTATTGGTATGAAAAGGCTGCTGCTCAAGGAAGTAAAGAAGCGAAGCAGATGTTGAAAGCTTGTCAGTTACATTCTAATAAGTGA
- a CDS encoding ATP-binding protein: protein MIERLYLNNFTCFDDSVFDFCKGINIFIGRNGTGKTHILKCLAASMKANALFSQSTSKTKDKFGDLLSEKLIGYFKPDSLGHLVNKYGLGAASVKVELTTGDIAYNFGERASLVKTDNNAYIEQPHFIYIPPREMFSLFEGFISLYERREISFDETYLDLAKAMDVSPLKNEALKRAKDMLAPILAKWNIDVMRKGNRFYVIDDSQEYEAHLVAEGLRKVATILYLCINGELRPGSILFWDEPESNMNPNLISIIVDLLMELAQKHGIQIFLSTHDYLLSHKLSMMAEYAEETSPAMRFFSLYKDGHRVEAEIANQLVDIAHNPILEEYSAFYDLENEYIKRHNERV, encoded by the coding sequence ATGATTGAACGTTTATATTTAAACAACTTTACCTGCTTTGATGATTCTGTCTTTGATTTCTGTAAAGGCATCAATATTTTTATAGGTCGTAACGGAACCGGTAAAACTCACATATTGAAATGTTTGGCAGCATCCATGAAAGCCAATGCCTTGTTTAGCCAATCTACATCAAAAACCAAAGACAAGTTCGGAGATTTGCTGTCAGAGAAGTTAATCGGTTATTTCAAGCCTGATTCTTTAGGACATTTGGTAAACAAATACGGTTTGGGGGCGGCTTCGGTAAAAGTAGAACTGACTACGGGAGATATCGCATATAATTTCGGAGAAAGGGCATCATTGGTGAAGACAGATAATAATGCATACATTGAGCAACCCCACTTTATTTATATTCCCCCAAGAGAAATGTTTTCCTTATTCGAAGGGTTTATCAGCCTATATGAACGAAGGGAAATCTCCTTTGATGAAACTTATTTGGATTTAGCCAAAGCAATGGACGTCTCTCCACTGAAAAACGAAGCATTGAAAAGGGCAAAAGACATGTTGGCTCCTATATTGGCAAAATGGAATATAGACGTAATGCGAAAAGGAAATCGTTTTTATGTTATTGATGATAGCCAAGAATACGAAGCCCATCTAGTAGCAGAAGGATTAAGAAAAGTAGCTACTATCCTATATTTGTGTATCAACGGAGAACTTAGACCAGGTAGTATCCTATTTTGGGACGAACCAGAATCGAATATGAACCCCAATTTAATTTCAATTATTGTTGATTTATTAATGGAGCTGGCACAAAAACACGGAATCCAGATTTTCTTGTCAACGCATGATTATCTATTATCACATAAGTTATCGATGATGGCAGAATATGCTGAGGAAACTAGTCCGGCAATGCGTTTCTTTAGTTTATATAAAGATGGACACCGGGTAGAAGCAGAAATTGCCAACCAGTTAGTAGATATAGCCCATAATCCTATTTTAGAAGAATATTCGGCTTTTTATGATTTAGAAAACGAATATATAAAGAGGCATAATGAAAGAGTTTAA
- a CDS encoding SPOR domain-containing protein, with amino-acid sequence MIELAQHIEVLLLENDCVIVPGFGGFVAHYAPATHVKEENLFLPPTRTIGFNPQLKLNDGVLVQSYMSAYDTSFADANRIVEKEVSEFIGLLHEEGKAHLENIGEIHYNIYGNYEFIPYDYKIATPSLYGLDSFEMHELSTLQQREKVLVPANLEKEKKTYEISISRAFLRNAAAMIAAIVLFFAFSTPVENTDVQKNNYAQLLPGELFEQIEKQSVAVTPVYVKSDVAQQTKKTSASAKTSSTPKLTADKAQTSRPIAVKEVKVAKQEAAPAPVSAKPQANVNHPYHIIVAGGISLKDAEAMANQLNSKGFAEAKALNTDGKVRVSIRSFENREEATKQLLELRKNETYKNAWLLAK; translated from the coding sequence ATGATTGAATTGGCACAACATATAGAGGTTTTACTACTGGAAAACGACTGCGTTATCGTTCCGGGATTTGGTGGATTTGTAGCACATTACGCTCCTGCAACTCATGTTAAAGAAGAGAATCTTTTTTTGCCCCCTACCCGCACTATCGGCTTTAATCCTCAATTAAAGCTGAACGACGGAGTATTAGTACAATCCTATATGTCAGCATACGACACGAGTTTCGCTGATGCCAACCGCATCGTAGAAAAGGAAGTAAGCGAGTTTATCGGGCTTCTTCATGAGGAAGGAAAAGCGCATTTGGAGAATATAGGTGAGATTCATTATAACATTTATGGAAATTATGAATTTATCCCTTATGATTATAAGATAGCGACTCCTTCACTCTATGGCTTGGATTCCTTTGAAATGCACGAACTATCTACGTTGCAGCAGAGAGAAAAGGTATTAGTGCCTGCCAATCTGGAGAAAGAGAAGAAAACTTATGAAATCAGCATCAGTCGTGCGTTCCTTCGTAATGCAGCCGCTATGATTGCCGCTATCGTATTGTTCTTTGCTTTTTCAACTCCGGTAGAGAACACCGATGTTCAGAAGAACAATTATGCACAGTTATTACCTGGCGAACTTTTTGAGCAAATAGAGAAGCAATCGGTTGCAGTAACTCCTGTATACGTAAAGAGCGATGTTGCACAACAAACAAAGAAGACTTCTGCTTCAGCCAAAACTTCATCCACTCCAAAACTGACAGCGGATAAAGCGCAGACATCAAGACCTATTGCTGTGAAAGAAGTAAAAGTTGCCAAGCAAGAAGCTGCTCCCGCTCCTGTATCTGCCAAGCCACAAGCGAATGTGAATCATCCTTATCATATTATAGTAGCAGGCGGAATCAGTCTTAAAGATGCAGAAGCTATGGCAAATCAATTGAATTCAAAAGGATTTGCAGAAGCAAAAGCACTGAATACAGACGGTAAAGTACGTGTCAGCATCCGTTCATTCGAAAATCGTGAAGAAGCTACCAAACAGCTATTGGAGCTTAGAAAAAATGAAACCTACAAGAATGCCTGGTTACTGGCTAAATAA